The proteins below are encoded in one region of Pristis pectinata isolate sPriPec2 chromosome 37, sPriPec2.1.pri, whole genome shotgun sequence:
- the LOC127586528 gene encoding calpain-5-like isoform X1 yields the protein MPQRVRQFKDQNFRVLRRECQRRGVLFEDPLFPASDDSVYYLRPPPGTIEWKRPGELCTDPRLFVDGISSRDLNQGRLGNCWFVAACSCLATEPSLWKKVIPQHQNQEWDPKHPERYAGIFRFRFCRLGHWQEVVIDDRLPTLAGSLLFCCSEQPGEFWCALLEKAYAKLNGCYEALDGGNTGEALVDFTGGISEPVVLDRDGFRTQLDKRKQLYKNLLKAHSRGALISCSIRPESGGELEARTGCGLVKGHAYGVTGVRTLRPGRGVWTFLTTERLNLLRLRNPWGSVEWDGPWSDGSEEWERIGKRERERMGVTVQDDGEFWMSFDDFMQNFTDLVVCRRINTSFLSFHKTWVEARAFSQWSVSADALRNRSGGCINNRHTFLQNPQFVFHLSRDDTALLCLQQEDRRQHRREGRGQNLSIGFEIFRVEVNREYRLHALQQKVMGSTYADMRSVSLRAELSRGRYVVVTSTFEPSLEGHFLLQLFTDRPARLRELTLDQPQPSFWRCCLGYPTRVTSVHVRSAAGLLLPGSSNPPDAYVVMSGEGARLRSAVHKGTSSPDFDLKGLFYRRKPNKPIRIQVWSKGCLRDVFLGQTTILAAENESCSSQVLRLQNHSNARHQPGSLLVEICSSDELTAL from the exons ATGCCTCAGCGTGTGAGGCAGTTTAAGGACCAGAATTTCCGGGTTTTGCGACGGGAGTGTCAGCGGAGGGGGGTTCTGTTTGAGGACCCCCTGTTCCCCGCCTCCGACGATTCTGTCTACTACTTGAGACCGCCTCCTGGGACAATTGAATGGAAGCGTCCAGGG gaACTGTGCACGGACCCTCGGCTCTTCGTGGATGGGATCAGCTCCCGGGACCTGAACCAGGGCAGGCTGGGCAACTGCTGGTTCGTGGCAGCCTGCTCCTGCCTCGCCACCGAGCCCTCCCTGTGGAAAAAG GTGATCCCACAGCACCAGAATCAGGAATGGGATCCGAAGCATCCCGAGCGATACGCTGGGATCTTCCGGTTCCGGTTCTGCCGGCTGGGCCACTGGCAGGAGGTGGTGATCGATGACCGGCTGCCCACCCTAGCGGGCAGCCTCCTCTTCTGCTGCTCGGAGCAACCCGGCGAGTTCTGGTGCGCTCTCCTGGAGAAAGCCTACGCCAA GCTGAACGGGTGTTACGAGGCGCTGGACGGCGGGAACACAGGAGAGGCTCTGGTGGATTTCACCGGCGGGATCTCGGAGCCGGTGGTGCTGGATAGGGATGGGTTCCGCACGCAGCTGGACAAGAGGAAGCAGCTGTACAAGAACCTGCTGAAGGCCCATTCCCGCGGCGCCCTGATCAGCTGTTCCATCCGG CCCGAGTCTGGCGGCGAGCTGGAGGCCAGGACGGGCTGCGGCCTGGTGAAGGGTCACGCCTACGGAGTGACGGGCGTGAGGACCCTGCGTCCCGGCCGGGGAGTCTGGACCTTCCTCACCACCGAGAGGCTGAACCTACTCCGGCTGCGGAACCCCTGGGGCAGCGTCGAGTGGGACGGCCCATGGAGCGACGG GTCAGAAGAATGGGAAAGGATTGGCAAGAGGGAGCGGGAGAGGATGGGAGTCACCGTCCAGGATGACGGGGAATTCTG GATGAGCTTCGACGACTTCATGCAGAACTTCACCGACCTGGTGGTGTGCCGCCGCATCAACACCTCCTTCCTCAGCTTCCACAAGACGTGGGTGGAGGCTCGGGCGTTCAGCCAGTGGTCTGTGTCCGCGGACGCTCTCCGTAACCGCAGCGGGGGATGCATCAACAACCGCCACACCTTCCTGCAGAACCCACAG ttCGTCTTCCACCTGTCCCGTGACGACACTGCCCTGCTCTGCCTACAGCAGGAGGACAGGAGACAACACCGTCGTGAGGGCAGAGGTCAGAACCTCTCCATCGGCTTCGAGATCTTCAGG GTGGAGGTGAACCGGGAGTACCGCCTGCACGCCCTGCAGCAGAAGGTGATGGGCTCCACCTACGCTGACATGCGCAGCGTCTCGCTCCGCGCCGAGCTCAGCCGAGGGCGGTACGTCGTGGTGACCAGCACCTTCGAGCCCAGCCTGGAGGGTCACTTCCTGCTCCAGCTCTTCACCGACAGGCCGGCAAGACTCAG AGAGCTGACCCTGGACCAACCCCAGCCTTCCTTCTGGAGATGCTGCCTTGGTTACCCGACTCGTGTCACCTCCGTCCACGTCCGCAGTGCTGCTGGCCTGCTGCTCCCCGGATCTTCCAACC CTCCTGATGCCTACGTGGTGATGAGCGGAGAGGGCGCCAGGCTGAGGTCGGCCGTTCACAAGGGAACCTCCAGCCCTGACTTCGACCTCAAGGGGCTGTTCTACAGGAGGAAGCCCAACAAGCCAATCAGGATCCAG gtCTGGTCCAAGGGCTGCCTGAGGGACGTGTTCCTGGGACAGACCACCATCCTGGCCGCGGAGAACGAGAGCTGCTCCAGCCAAGTGCTGCGTCTTCAGAACCACTCCAACGCCCGGCACCAGCCGGGGTCCCTACTGGTCGAGATCTGCTCCAGCGACGAGCTGACTGCCCTCTGA
- the LOC127586528 gene encoding calpain-5-like isoform X2 — protein sequence MPQRVRQFKDQNFRVLRRECQRRGVLFEDPLFPASDDSVYYLRPPPGTIEWKRPGELCTDPRLFVDGISSRDLNQGRLGNCWFVAACSCLATEPSLWKKVIPQHQNQEWDPKHPERYAGIFRFRFCRLGHWQEVVIDDRLPTLAGSLLFCCSEQPGEFWCALLEKAYAKLNGCYEALDGGNTGEALVDFTGGISEPVVLDRDGFRTQLDKRKQLYKNLLKAHSRGALISCSIRPESGGELEARTGCGLVKGHAYGVTGVRTLRPGRGVWTFLTTERLNLLRLRNPWGSVEWDGPWSDGMSFDDFMQNFTDLVVCRRINTSFLSFHKTWVEARAFSQWSVSADALRNRSGGCINNRHTFLQNPQFVFHLSRDDTALLCLQQEDRRQHRREGRGQNLSIGFEIFRVEVNREYRLHALQQKVMGSTYADMRSVSLRAELSRGRYVVVTSTFEPSLEGHFLLQLFTDRPARLRELTLDQPQPSFWRCCLGYPTRVTSVHVRSAAGLLLPGSSNPPDAYVVMSGEGARLRSAVHKGTSSPDFDLKGLFYRRKPNKPIRIQVWSKGCLRDVFLGQTTILAAENESCSSQVLRLQNHSNARHQPGSLLVEICSSDELTAL from the exons ATGCCTCAGCGTGTGAGGCAGTTTAAGGACCAGAATTTCCGGGTTTTGCGACGGGAGTGTCAGCGGAGGGGGGTTCTGTTTGAGGACCCCCTGTTCCCCGCCTCCGACGATTCTGTCTACTACTTGAGACCGCCTCCTGGGACAATTGAATGGAAGCGTCCAGGG gaACTGTGCACGGACCCTCGGCTCTTCGTGGATGGGATCAGCTCCCGGGACCTGAACCAGGGCAGGCTGGGCAACTGCTGGTTCGTGGCAGCCTGCTCCTGCCTCGCCACCGAGCCCTCCCTGTGGAAAAAG GTGATCCCACAGCACCAGAATCAGGAATGGGATCCGAAGCATCCCGAGCGATACGCTGGGATCTTCCGGTTCCGGTTCTGCCGGCTGGGCCACTGGCAGGAGGTGGTGATCGATGACCGGCTGCCCACCCTAGCGGGCAGCCTCCTCTTCTGCTGCTCGGAGCAACCCGGCGAGTTCTGGTGCGCTCTCCTGGAGAAAGCCTACGCCAA GCTGAACGGGTGTTACGAGGCGCTGGACGGCGGGAACACAGGAGAGGCTCTGGTGGATTTCACCGGCGGGATCTCGGAGCCGGTGGTGCTGGATAGGGATGGGTTCCGCACGCAGCTGGACAAGAGGAAGCAGCTGTACAAGAACCTGCTGAAGGCCCATTCCCGCGGCGCCCTGATCAGCTGTTCCATCCGG CCCGAGTCTGGCGGCGAGCTGGAGGCCAGGACGGGCTGCGGCCTGGTGAAGGGTCACGCCTACGGAGTGACGGGCGTGAGGACCCTGCGTCCCGGCCGGGGAGTCTGGACCTTCCTCACCACCGAGAGGCTGAACCTACTCCGGCTGCGGAACCCCTGGGGCAGCGTCGAGTGGGACGGCCCATGGAGCGACGG GATGAGCTTCGACGACTTCATGCAGAACTTCACCGACCTGGTGGTGTGCCGCCGCATCAACACCTCCTTCCTCAGCTTCCACAAGACGTGGGTGGAGGCTCGGGCGTTCAGCCAGTGGTCTGTGTCCGCGGACGCTCTCCGTAACCGCAGCGGGGGATGCATCAACAACCGCCACACCTTCCTGCAGAACCCACAG ttCGTCTTCCACCTGTCCCGTGACGACACTGCCCTGCTCTGCCTACAGCAGGAGGACAGGAGACAACACCGTCGTGAGGGCAGAGGTCAGAACCTCTCCATCGGCTTCGAGATCTTCAGG GTGGAGGTGAACCGGGAGTACCGCCTGCACGCCCTGCAGCAGAAGGTGATGGGCTCCACCTACGCTGACATGCGCAGCGTCTCGCTCCGCGCCGAGCTCAGCCGAGGGCGGTACGTCGTGGTGACCAGCACCTTCGAGCCCAGCCTGGAGGGTCACTTCCTGCTCCAGCTCTTCACCGACAGGCCGGCAAGACTCAG AGAGCTGACCCTGGACCAACCCCAGCCTTCCTTCTGGAGATGCTGCCTTGGTTACCCGACTCGTGTCACCTCCGTCCACGTCCGCAGTGCTGCTGGCCTGCTGCTCCCCGGATCTTCCAACC CTCCTGATGCCTACGTGGTGATGAGCGGAGAGGGCGCCAGGCTGAGGTCGGCCGTTCACAAGGGAACCTCCAGCCCTGACTTCGACCTCAAGGGGCTGTTCTACAGGAGGAAGCCCAACAAGCCAATCAGGATCCAG gtCTGGTCCAAGGGCTGCCTGAGGGACGTGTTCCTGGGACAGACCACCATCCTGGCCGCGGAGAACGAGAGCTGCTCCAGCCAAGTGCTGCGTCTTCAGAACCACTCCAACGCCCGGCACCAGCCGGGGTCCCTACTGGTCGAGATCTGCTCCAGCGACGAGCTGACTGCCCTCTGA